The genomic stretch ggggataGAGTGGGTCAATGGGGGAAACAATGGGGGATAAAATATGGGGACAAATGGGCAGATGGGGCAATGGGGAacaatggggggcaatgggggataatgggggataatggggggcaatgggggataatggggggacaatggggggcaatgggggacaatgggggataatggggggcaatggggaacaatggggggcaatgggggacaatggggggcaatgggggataatgggggtcaatggggacagaTGGGGGATCGgggggggacaatggggacaatgggggacaatgggggataaatggggggcaatggggagaCAATGGGGGCAAATGGGGGACAATGGTAGCAGGGGAACAGGGGATCGTGGGGCAGGGGGTCAATGTGGggggggctgctatggggcagcaatgggtCAGGGACCCAATGTGGGGAGGGCGGGGGGGCTGCTATGGAGCCGCTATGGGGCAAGGGGGCCCAATGtttggggctgctatggggcccAATGTGGGGCTGCTATGAGACTGCTATGGGGCAAGGGGGGGCAATCTGggtctgctatggggctgctatggggcagggacccAATCTAGGGCTGCTAaggggccgctatggggcaggagggccAATctggggctgctatggggcagcaatggggcagggACCCAAtgtggggctgctatggggccgttatggggctgctatggggccactatggggCAGGGACTCAATCTagggctgctctggggctgctatggggcagggacccAAtgtggggctgctatggggccaatgtggggctgctatggggcagcaatggggcaaAGGGACCCAATTGTAGGGCTGCTATGGGCCGCTCATGGGCAGGGCATCCTGGGGCTTGCTATGGGGGCAGGGGCGAATctggggccgctatggggccaCAGCAGGGCTCAGtgtggggctgctatggggcatGGGGCCAATctggggctgctatggggccgCATGGGCAGGGACCATAATGTGGGGCTGCTATGGTGCCGAATGGGGCAGGGACCCAAATGTGGGCCGTTATGGGGCTGCTAATGGGGCCCTATGGCAGGGCTTGGGTGTGGGGcatgctatggggcagcaatggggcaggaCTAATGTGGGGCCgttatggggctgctatggtGCCGCAATGGGGCAGGGACCCAATGTGGGGCCgttatggggctgctatggggccgctatggggcagggcttggtgtggggcagctatggggccgctatggggcagggctcgTTGTGGGGCCGTACCTCTCCCCATGGCAGCGCATCcatgtggggcagcagcagcagcagcaacagggCAGAGATGGAGCTTCTGATCCCGGTTCTGGTCCCGGTTCTGGTCCAGGTCCTGGTACTGGTGGTCCCGGTTCTGGTCTCGGTTCTGGTGCTGGCTCCAGTCCCGGTTCTGGTCCCGGTTCTGGTCCCAATGGTCCCGGTTCTGGTCTCGGTTCTGGTCCCGGTTCTGGTCCAGGTCCCGGTGCTGGTTCCAGTCCCGGTTCCGGTCCCGGTTCTGGTCCCATTGGTGCCGGTTCTGGTCCCAGTTTTGGTCCCGGTCCCGGTTCCAGTTCTGGTCCCAGTGGTCCCAGTTCCAGTCCCGGTTCCGGTCCCGGTTTTGGTCCCGGTTCTGGTCCAGGTCCCGGTGCTGGTTCCGGTCCCGGTTCCAGTCCCGGTTCTGGTCCCATTGGTGCTGGTTCCAGTCTCAGTTCCAGTCCCGGTTCTGGTCCCGGTTCTGGTCCCATCGGTGCCGGTTCTGGTCCCATTGGTGCTGGTCCCGGTCCCGGTTCCAGTCCCGGTTCTGGTCCCATTGGTGCTGGTTCCAGTCCCGGTTCTGGTCCCATTGGTGCTGGTTCCAGTCTCGGTTCCAGTCCCGGTTCCAGTCCCGGTTCTGGTCCCATTGGTGCCGGTTCCAGTCCCGGTTCTGGTCCCATTGGTGCCGGTTCTGGTCCCGGTTCTGGTTGTGTCGGTTCTGGTCCCACAGTCCCAACACGGGGGGTCCATGgcagct from Coturnix japonica isolate 7356 unplaced genomic scaffold, Coturnix japonica 2.1 chrUnrandom696, whole genome shotgun sequence encodes the following:
- the LOC107307602 gene encoding putative per-hexamer repeat protein 5, whose translation is MDPPCWDCGTRTDTTRTGTRTGTNGTRTGTGTGTNGTRTGTGTGTGTETGTSTNGTRTGTGTSTNGTRTGTGTGTGTSTNGTRTGTDGTRTGTRTGTGTETGTSTNGTRTGTGTGTGTSTGTWTRTGTKTGTGTGTGTGTTGTRTGTGTGTKTGTRTGTNGTRTGTGTGTGTSTGTWTRTGTRTETRTGTIGTRTGTRTGTGASTRTETRTGTTSTRTWTRTGTRTGIRSSISALLLLLLLPHMDALPWGEDPSASLRIDVTR